A portion of the Rubritalea squalenifaciens DSM 18772 genome contains these proteins:
- a CDS encoding class I SAM-dependent methyltransferase has translation MCQGLEDPEVDIHSERFVKSLFSEMSRTYGVVNLLSSLGFAYFWRKLAVRALPKDSLQVCDLMTGGAECLTHMRTHFGKETRMELVDWCEDMCARARQTVRRYHGKQVEVINASALALPSQDASYDAVVSTFGLKTLSPDELLDFVREVKRVLKPGGSISLLEFSMPENAMVRFFFRLYVKFYVPFLGWLFLGESGQLPDAVAIHQGVWELQKGRPAV, from the coding sequence ATGTGTCAGGGACTTGAGGATCCGGAAGTGGACATCCACTCGGAGCGATTTGTGAAATCGCTGTTCAGCGAGATGTCGAGAACGTACGGAGTGGTCAATCTGTTGTCCTCTCTGGGCTTTGCCTATTTCTGGCGCAAACTGGCCGTCCGGGCTTTGCCCAAAGACAGTCTGCAGGTGTGCGATCTGATGACCGGGGGCGCCGAATGCCTGACCCACATGAGGACGCATTTTGGCAAGGAGACGCGTATGGAGCTGGTGGATTGGTGTGAGGACATGTGTGCGCGGGCCAGGCAGACGGTCCGGCGCTACCATGGCAAGCAGGTGGAGGTCATCAATGCCAGTGCCCTGGCCTTGCCCAGCCAAGACGCATCCTATGATGCCGTCGTGTCTACCTTCGGTCTGAAGACCTTGTCTCCGGATGAGCTGCTAGACTTTGTGCGGGAGGTGAAACGCGTGTTGAAGCCGGGCGGAAGCATCAGCTTGCTGGAGTTTTCCATGCCGGAAAATGCCATGGTGAGATTTTTCTTCCGCCTCTACGTGAAATTTTACGTGCCGTTTCTAGGCTGGTTGTTTCTGGGGGAATCCGGACAACTACCGGATGCTGTGGCAATACACCAGGGAGTTTGGGAGCTGCAGAAGGGTCGTCCCGCTGTTTGA
- a CDS encoding DUF2262 domain-containing protein gives MEILLCGSSIRRMQDEYRDEKLGPLKLNPNTGHIEGKRKWMLKLYKLCIIPDSEGGYDSEQVHAKARFAELNLRKFYQHIVDSHYATFLRQYATQGPLTQKEFTRRLALHAIHIHPNGNTDLTFKDGGLFRGRYLRFTYKESGDLTTAKFVSRC, from the coding sequence ATGGAAATTCTGCTGTGCGGCTCTAGCATCCGGCGCATGCAAGACGAGTACCGAGACGAAAAGCTGGGGCCGCTGAAACTCAATCCAAACACCGGCCATATCGAGGGCAAGCGCAAGTGGATGCTCAAACTCTACAAGCTCTGCATCATCCCAGATAGCGAGGGCGGCTACGACTCCGAGCAGGTCCACGCCAAGGCCCGATTTGCGGAACTCAACCTAAGAAAATTCTACCAGCACATCGTGGACAGCCACTACGCCACTTTCCTACGCCAGTACGCCACCCAGGGACCGCTCACCCAGAAGGAATTCACCCGCCGGCTGGCTCTGCACGCCATCCACATCCACCCGAACGGCAATACCGACCTCACCTTCAAGGACGGAGGCCTCTTCCGCGGCCGCTACCTGCGCTTCACCTACAAGGAGTCCGGCGATCTCACCACGGCGAAGTTTGTCTCACGCTGCTAG
- a CDS encoding PEP-CTERM sorting domain-containing protein (PEP-CTERM proteins occur, often in large numbers, in the proteomes of bacteria that also encode an exosortase, a predicted intramembrane cysteine proteinase. The presence of a PEP-CTERM domain at a protein's C-terminus predicts cleavage within the sorting domain, followed by covalent anchoring to some some component of the (usually Gram-negative) cell surface. Many PEP-CTERM proteins exhibit an unusual sequence composition that includes large numbers of potential glycosylation sites. Expression of one such protein has been shown restore the ability of a bacterium to form floc, a type of biofilm.) — MKLSTLLLTTLTLASPVYAATTYTGPVGGDILDGANWDNGVPDNSNLGTVATDAVWSGNLQDVDFTITGGATLTRGSDFIPDFRGDTDIVIDNGTMNISTGAGTRVLRVRNTASITINDGGNLILPTTRNLELFNTASVIMNGGTLVASGFNVGNISDSEHSFLTISGGLVDLNSTFTPTGFINFTSGSTGALDIAAADQSYYEGLWASGGLRYDGANSGTFADHFEVTGGVLTAVAVPEPSSTALLGFAGLFLLAKRRR; from the coding sequence ATGAAACTAAGTACACTACTCCTGACAACTCTCACTCTCGCTTCCCCAGTCTACGCTGCCACCACCTACACCGGCCCGGTCGGTGGTGATATCTTGGACGGCGCCAACTGGGATAACGGCGTTCCCGATAATTCCAACCTAGGCACCGTGGCTACGGATGCCGTCTGGTCGGGCAATCTCCAGGACGTGGATTTCACGATCACTGGGGGTGCTACCTTGACCCGAGGTTCTGATTTCATTCCTGATTTCCGGGGGGACACGGACATTGTGATCGATAACGGCACGATGAATATATCCACTGGGGCTGGCACCCGTGTGCTGCGCGTCCGCAACACAGCCTCTATAACGATCAATGATGGGGGGAATCTCATTCTGCCGACTACCCGGAACCTGGAGCTTTTTAATACCGCCAGCGTGATCATGAACGGGGGTACGCTCGTGGCTAGCGGCTTCAACGTGGGCAATATCTCTGATTCGGAGCACAGCTTTCTGACCATCAGTGGTGGTTTGGTGGATCTGAACAGCACCTTTACCCCGACTGGATTTATCAACTTTACCAGTGGTTCCACCGGGGCGCTGGACATTGCCGCTGCAGACCAGAGTTACTATGAGGGTCTCTGGGCAAGTGGTGGACTCCGTTATGACGGAGCCAATAGCGGAACTTTCGCAGATCATTTTGAAGTCACTGGCGGTGTGCTTACTGCCGTGGCTGTACCGGAGCCGTCGAGCACTGCGCTGCTCGGCTTTGCCGGTCTATTCTTACTTGCTAAGCGTCGTCGCTAA
- a CDS encoding nitroreductase family protein produces the protein MPALNFTRLPAETSQIRAAEFYEAMSRRRSVRDFSPDPIPKGVLEHCLLTAGTAPNGANLQPWHFAVVTSPEIKTQIREAAEAEEREFYQHRAPQDWLDTLAPLGTDAEKPFLQTAPALIAIFQKSRTTRPDGTESKTYYPKESVGIATGMLITALHHAGLATLTHTPSPMQFLNTILQRPKDEKPFLLLVVGYPAENCQVPDIQKLPLEDTSSSH, from the coding sequence ATGCCAGCCCTGAATTTTACCCGCCTGCCAGCCGAGACCAGCCAGATACGCGCCGCCGAATTCTACGAAGCCATGAGCCGCCGCCGCAGCGTGCGCGATTTCTCGCCAGATCCCATCCCGAAAGGCGTGCTGGAGCATTGCCTGCTGACGGCGGGCACGGCCCCCAATGGCGCCAACCTACAGCCTTGGCACTTCGCCGTGGTCACCAGCCCGGAGATCAAGACACAGATCCGCGAGGCTGCCGAGGCGGAGGAGCGGGAGTTCTACCAACACCGCGCACCACAGGACTGGCTGGACACCCTGGCCCCGCTGGGCACGGACGCGGAGAAACCTTTCCTGCAGACAGCCCCGGCACTGATCGCCATTTTCCAGAAGTCCAGAACCACCCGGCCGGACGGCACGGAGAGCAAGACCTACTACCCGAAGGAGTCCGTGGGCATCGCCACCGGCATGCTGATCACCGCGCTGCACCACGCGGGACTGGCCACCCTGACCCACACGCCCAGCCCGATGCAGTTCCTCAATACCATCCTGCAGCGGCCCAAGGATGAAAAACCCTTCTTGCTGCTGGTAGTAGGCTACCCGGCGGAGAACTGCCAAGTGCCTGACATCCAGAAGCTCCCGCTGGAGGACACCTCCTCCAGCCACTAA
- a CDS encoding LamG-like jellyroll fold domain-containing protein gives MCKTLFTHLSVLACMATTSQAALIAHYDFSDGDLLDNEVGGSYTLAQGSGTDLVSLNGDGSASFSGDDNNPAWLETVGPGGAANFTVSLWVKTDSWNQGSFQGLFANNTGGAGTLYSWQIDSNGGDIRVATQEGGAIFSTSSAGLNSSSWYNITLIKNGADTEFYLTEEGAGSANHIGTVVANPGGLQSFRLGINRNDDKLFTMDMANVKIFNSVENVDNLVLEGAMVSSVPEPTSTALVGLAGLGFILRRRR, from the coding sequence ATGTGCAAAACACTATTCACACACCTCTCAGTATTAGCCTGCATGGCCACCACTAGCCAGGCAGCGCTCATCGCCCACTATGACTTCTCCGATGGAGACCTCCTGGACAACGAAGTTGGCGGCAGCTACACGCTGGCCCAGGGATCTGGCACGGATCTCGTCAGCCTGAATGGCGACGGCAGCGCCAGCTTCTCTGGAGACGACAACAACCCAGCCTGGCTGGAAACCGTAGGCCCTGGCGGCGCGGCGAACTTCACCGTATCACTCTGGGTGAAAACCGACAGCTGGAACCAAGGCAGCTTCCAAGGCCTCTTTGCCAATAATACTGGTGGCGCTGGCACGCTCTACTCCTGGCAAATTGACTCCAATGGAGGAGACATCCGCGTAGCGACTCAGGAAGGCGGAGCCATTTTTAGCACCTCAAGTGCAGGCCTGAATTCAAGCAGCTGGTACAACATCACCCTGATCAAGAACGGCGCGGACACCGAGTTCTACCTCACTGAAGAAGGAGCTGGGTCCGCCAACCACATCGGTACCGTTGTCGCTAATCCAGGAGGCCTGCAGAGCTTCCGTCTCGGCATCAACCGTAACGACGACAAGCTTTTCACCATGGATATGGCCAATGTGAAGATCTTTAATAGCGTGGAAAACGTAGACAACCTGGTACTCGAAGGCGCCATGGTCTCCAGCGTGCCAGAACCGACCAGCACTGCTCTCGTAGGTCTGGCCGGACTGGGATTCATCCTACGCCGCCGCCGATAG
- a CDS encoding PEP-CTERM sorting domain-containing protein has product MKTQTMTLVVAAALLAVPAAHAAQIALYIDGANYADSNTPAAASAAGVTASGMAFVGLSGGSGGPVRDQFGDINLGGNVPSDDYWYVVNANLDLAADPGVSSAVADDYFGFTLTADAGSQLDLNTLTFDWGFGSNDDALTGTTIGYRVFASVDGGSFVSLGVESFNGDVAIDTWVDGTAGNYDLSGLGLTTDGGSVEFRVQTFSTSSGGGVMQAFQNISVDGALVAVPEPSSTALIGLAGLGFILRRRR; this is encoded by the coding sequence ATGAAAACACAAACGATGACATTAGTCGTGGCTGCAGCCCTACTGGCTGTGCCAGCCGCTCACGCTGCTCAGATCGCCCTCTACATCGATGGGGCAAACTATGCAGACAGTAATACTCCAGCCGCAGCCTCTGCTGCAGGCGTCACCGCCTCAGGCATGGCTTTCGTAGGTTTAAGTGGCGGTAGTGGTGGACCAGTCAGGGACCAGTTCGGTGATATCAACTTGGGTGGAAATGTTCCATCTGACGACTACTGGTACGTGGTGAATGCCAATCTGGACCTCGCTGCTGACCCAGGGGTGTCCTCCGCCGTAGCAGATGACTATTTCGGCTTCACCCTCACCGCAGATGCTGGCTCTCAGCTGGACCTGAATACCCTCACCTTCGACTGGGGGTTCGGCTCCAATGATGACGCACTCACCGGTACCACTATCGGTTACCGTGTCTTCGCTAGCGTGGACGGTGGTAGCTTCGTTTCACTCGGCGTGGAGTCCTTCAATGGCGACGTCGCGATCGATACCTGGGTAGACGGCACTGCAGGCAACTACGACCTCAGCGGCCTTGGCCTCACCACCGATGGCGGCAGCGTGGAATTCCGCGTCCAGACCTTCTCTACCAGTAGTGGTGGTGGCGTCATGCAGGCATTCCAGAACATCTCCGTAGATGGCGCCCTCGTCGCCGTCCCGGAACCTAGTAGCACCGCCCTCATCGGACTCGCCGGTCTCGGCTTCATCCTGCGCCGCCGCCGCTAA
- a CDS encoding Imm53 family immunity protein, whose product MEYDCLGPLFQWFLSHCNGQWEHNNGFSIATFDNPGFSIKISCQDSDLNPEFDWGNFGFDEDGGEKDDNDVEFFVIEKKDYGVSLFSTPGKMNEAMSALMAALL is encoded by the coding sequence ATGGAATATGATTGTCTAGGTCCTTTGTTTCAGTGGTTTTTGTCGCATTGTAATGGTCAATGGGAGCATAATAATGGCTTTTCTATTGCAACCTTTGATAATCCTGGTTTTTCCATCAAAATAAGCTGCCAAGATAGCGACCTTAATCCTGAGTTTGATTGGGGAAATTTTGGTTTTGATGAAGATGGGGGTGAAAAAGATGACAATGATGTGGAGTTTTTCGTTATCGAGAAAAAGGATTATGGGGTGTCACTTTTTTCGACTCCAGGAAAGATGAACGAGGCGATGTCTGCTTTGATGGCTGCTTTGTTGTGA